Part of the Clostridium sporogenes genome, ATATTAAAGAAGTATGTATGAATTTAGTTAAAGAACTTGAAGTTAAAAATGGTGTAGTTTTATGGCCTATAAGAACAGCAGTTTCTGGAAAACAATTCACTCCTGGCGGAGCTTTTGAAATAGCTGATATATTAGGTAAAGAAGAAACTATAAAAAGAATAAAAATAGGAATAGAAAAGCTTAAAGCTTTACAATAAAATTATGTTTTATATTTAAAAATTGTAATAAATACATTAAGAAAAATCTCAGCTAATTATAGCTGAGATTTTATTTTTTTATATTTTTTTCATTTTTTATAAATATTTAAACTTAAATTTGAAATACTATATAATATTAAGAATATTATTTTTGAAATTTTGTTTATATATATATAAATTTGAAATACTATATAATATTAAAAAATGTTTCTTTTTAAATTTTGTTTATATATATATTATTAACTTCTTTTTCTGGTCTTAATTTTACTCTTTTTTTAATTTTGTTTGATCCATCTTCTTTTTCTTCTATTAATACTAAATTACTTTTATTTTTAACTATTTTATTTTGATTTAAACATTTATTGGTAAATGGTATTAATAACATAATAGTTATTAAAAATGAACTTATAAGTTTTAGTGAGCTCATAATATCACCTCTTAAGTTTATTATGGCTCTTTTAAAACAATATTATATTATGTAACTAGGTGAAAGCTAGTTAAAAATTGTACTAGTAATTAACTATTAACTTTTAATCAATATATGTGTATTAATAGTTAAGGTTTTCTTTAATTATTGATAGTATTAATTTAATTATAATAAGAAAATAATACAATTTTTTAACAAATATTTCAAAATATTATAAGAGAGCTTTTTTAAATCCTCTACCCTCTACTTCTGAAGCATCCAATATAGATATAAAGGCACCTTCATCTATATCTTTAACTATTAGTTTTAATTTTGGTAATTGAGATAAAGATACTACACAATATAAAACCTTTTTGTCCTTTTTTGTGTAAGCTCCCTTAGCATATAAAAAAGTTACTCCTCTATTTAATTCATTCATTAAAGCTTTACTTACATCCTCTTCTTTTTCAGTTATTATAAGTATAAGCTTTTGTCTATTAAATCCTTTTATAACTTTATCTACTAAATAAGAAGCTATATACATAGATACCAAAGTATACAACGCGCTAGTTAAGCCAAATATACATGCAGATATAGAAACTATTATAAGGTTAACTATAAATGTTATAGTTCCTATATCAAAATTTCCGTATTTCTTTTTTATAAGCGCAGATACTATATCTAAACCACCAGTAGAACCATGATTGCTAAATACAATTCCAACACCTATACCATTTAAAACACCTCCATACAATCCCAGCAAAAGTATATCATTTACTTGTATTGTATTCTTCAAAGGTTCCGTTAGTATAAGTCCTACTGAAAGAGCTATAGTTCCAATTAAGGATAAAAATGTGAATTTTTTATTTACTTTCTTATAACTTAAAAAGAATAAAGGTATATTTAAAATTAAAAGTGAGTAAGCCGCAGGAAAACCTGTAACATATTGAATAATTAAAGTTATACCTGAAAGTCCACCACTTAATAAATTAGCATGAATTAGAAACATATTAATACCTAAAGCTGCTATGAGTGATCCTATAATAACCATTACTATATCTTTAATAATATACTTATCTAATGCTTTAAAGCCCATAATTTTACTCCCCCTGCTCTCATATATTAAAGATTTATTTTATTGTATATACTATATAAATGTAACTACGTTTTTTAATATAAATACTATGCACTATACCATTTATATTTTTAAAATTATTATATCAGTAATAATTAACTTAATTAACCCATATTAATAATAACTTATAAAAAGCTAATATTAATTTTATTTTAAACTTAAAAACTAATATTAACTTCTCCTATATTTTATATAATTTTATTTTTTATACTTCCAAAAATTTGCCACTAAACTCCAAGTGTTCTTTCATTAATTTGGAAGCTAATTCACTATCCTTTTCCTTTAAAGCTAAATATATTTTTTCATGTTGATCTACTAGTTCT contains:
- a CDS encoding YitT family protein, which encodes MGFKALDKYIIKDIVMVIIGSLIAALGINMFLIHANLLSGGLSGITLIIQYVTGFPAAYSLLILNIPLFFLSYKKVNKKFTFLSLIGTIALSVGLILTEPLKNTIQVNDILLLGLYGGVLNGIGVGIVFSNHGSTGGLDIVSALIKKKYGNFDIGTITFIVNLIIVSISACIFGLTSALYTLVSMYIASYLVDKVIKGFNRQKLILIITEKEEDVSKALMNELNRGVTFLYAKGAYTKKDKKVLYCVVSLSQLPKLKLIVKDIDEGAFISILDASEVEGRGFKKALL